In Bacillota bacterium, the sequence CGAAGCAGAGAATTTGGCCGGTCTTCTCCTTTTTAGAAAAAAGTTATGGATCTGGGACAATTGAGGCACCCTACCCATGTAACTAAATTTCCTGCAAGAGGTGAAAATGTGATGGATCGACAGCAACTAATTAACCAAGCCACCCAGCTGATGACTCGGATGGAGCAAAGTGAAACCCGCAACGCGCAGATGCTCCAACAGCTGGCCCAGACAGAAAATCGCAATGCCCAGATGATTCAGCAACTCCATCAAGCGGAGCTTCGGGCTGCGGAGGAGTTGCGGCAACTTCGGCAGATGATCACTCAGCTGGCAGGCCAGACTCAAGGGATGACGCAGAGTTTCACCCCTACCTATGGCGGTAGTTCCGGAGGGGCCTTCGGATACTCTGGACAGACCAATTTCGGCCAAACCAACTACGGCGGGCACTTTGGTTCGGGACAAACTAGCTACATGGGTCAATCCCAGGGTGTGGGAGGGCAGAGTAGCTATTCGGGGCAAGGGGGATTTACTCCCCAGTACAATCAGTCTAATTACTTCACTCCAGGTGGATTCACCAATCAAAGCAGTGGGGACACCAACCTGGGTGGGACGACGATGGGGTCTCAAATGCCACCGGTTACCTTTAACCAATAGTCAGGCGAGTCCAACTTCCTAAAGGGGAAGAACCCGTGAGATGCGAGGAATCGGCGTTTCCGGCTTGTGAAAAGGTTCTATAAATGATATATTAGTTATAGTGAATAGTGCCTTTGGTCACAAAAGTACACTGGTTCCTCGCTATCAAATTCCTTTAATATATATGGAGTTTTCCAAAGATCAACACAATTTAGGAAGAAGGACTAGCTATGACCAGAACAAACGAAAGACAATACGTCGGTGATCTCCGCAATATGACAGTGCACAAGTGCGGAACCGGAGCTGGGTGCCAGAACCACGACATTCCAGCAGCCTACACGGCGTATTTCTGGCCGGATACTCTGGATCAGGCCCTCGATGAAGGGTTTCAATCCTGTCGGCTGTGTATCGATCGAGTGAAGTAGTTTGCGATCTGATGCTAAGGTGTAAAAACCACAGTAGGTTCCTTTGAAAATCCTCTCCCGGGCGGGGGAGGATTTTTTCTGTGTGGAATTTACCGTCAATTGGGAGGAGTTTGGCAATTGTCCAGGAACCGTCTGCTCAGAACCAACTACGTGGATAGGTTTTGTTGTGTTCTAGGTGTTAAGGCATTGTGGCACAACCTTCACCTTCGCTAATCCTTCTAAGGAGAGTGGGAAGAATGAGGATCCTGTTTCTTGATCTGGATACCCTGCGTCCCGATCACTTAGGGTGTTACGGGTACCATCGCAACACATCGCCTAACATTGACCGGATTGCCGCTGAGGGAACAAGGTTTACTAACTATTTTTGCTCCGACGCGCCCTGTTTGCCTTCCCGGGCCGCCTTGATGACCGGCAGACATGGTATCCATACTGGAGTTGTGGGGCATGGTGGTACCACAGCTGACATGCGGATAGAGGGAGAATCCCGAGACTTCAGAGATCGAATGTCCTTTGAAAATCTCCCTGCGGTTCTTCGGAGGGCTGGCTTTCGGACGGTTTCTATCAGTCCCTTTGCGGAGCGGCACGCCGCCTGGTGGTTTTATGCCGGCTTCAACGAAATGTACAATCCCGGCAAGGGCGGGATGGAGTCTGCTGAAGAGGTTACCCCTACAGTGATGAAGTGGTTACAGGATAACGCCAAGGAAGACAATTGGTTCTTGCACATCAACTACTGGGATGCCCATACACCCTATCGGGCACCAGAAGACTTCGGAAACCCCTTTGCCGACGAGCCCTTACCGGAGTGGTTAACGGAAGAGGTTCTGCAGGCACACCTGAAAATGGTTGGACCCCATAAGCCCCTAGAGATCGCAATGTACGACGACAGGGAGGACCCAAAGTATCCCCGTCATCCCGGCAAAATCACTGACATGGACGGCTTAAGGAAGATGATCGACGGCTATGACTGTGGGATCCGATACTTAGATACCCACGTCGGTCGCATTCTAGATTTTCTCGAAGAACAAGGCGTCCTTGAGGATACCGCGATTATCGTCACTTCCGATCATGGCGAGAACATGGGGGAACTGGGAATCTACGGAGAGCATGCCACCGCCGATGCCGCCACCTGTCGCATCCCGATGATCATTAAGTGGCCTGGAGCCCAACGGGGACACGTGGACACCGACTACCACTACAATTTAGATCTGCTTCCCACCCTATGCGACATTTTTGATATTCCCCCCAGCGATTGCTATGACGGCCAGTCCTATGCACCGGCCTTTATGTCCGGTAAAAGTTGTGGGCGCTCGGAGCTGATCCTCAGTCAGTGCGCCCATGTCTGTCAACGCAGTGTGTTGTTTGACTCCTGGCTGTATATCCGCACCTATCATGATGGCTATCATCTCTTTCCCAAGGAAATGCTCTTTAATCTAGCTACCGATCCCCACCAGCAGGAAAATCTAGCGGCCAAACACCCAGAGATCTGTAATGAAGCGGTTCGGCTCCTTTACGCATGGCATGATCAGATGATGGCCTCGATGCCGGGACAAGAGGATCCTCTGTGGACGGTGATGAGGGAAGGCGGTCCTTACCATGCCAGGGGCCAACTAAAGGGATATATCGAGCATCTGAAAAGGACAGGAAGGGAATGGGCAATTCCTGAGCTGGCCGAGCGACATCCCGATGAATTGAAGTAACTCTGCCCTTGATGAGCAAGGAGTCATTCCTCAAAGGGAGCATCGCCAAAGTTAAAGGATGAGGAAAGGATGAGGGCGGACACAGGCCCAGGATAGGTGTCAACGCCATAGCAAGTTATTGTTAAATCCTCGCCTCTAGGGGTGAGGATTTTGTCCCTTAAGAGGAATATTGTCACCGCTATGTAACTTAACAGTGAAATAGTACGGTGGTCTGGTGTAAACATTTTACTTATAAGGGGGTTTTGACCTTGGACAAGGAGAAATGGACCCATCCCGGAGCTTCCTATCGACCGCTACCCTTCTGGGCGTGGAATGATCGGCTGGACCCAGAGCGGGTGCGGGAGCAGGTGCGCCATATGCATCGCATTGGGCTCGGTGGGTTCTTTATGCACTCTCGGCAGGGACTGGATACGGCATACCTGTCAGAGGAATGGATGGCTGCTGTGGAAGCTGCGGTGGATGAAGCGGAGAAGCTGGGGATGGATGCCTGGTTATATGACGAGGACCGGTATCCCAGTGGCACCGCCGGTGGTCTGGCCTTAGAGCCCAATCCCGTGGAATTTGGTGCCAAGCATTTGCTGTGCCTGGAAAGTGAAGATATTCCGGCGGTTCCGGGGACGGTGGTGGCTCGCTTTGCCGTAAGTCAAGATGAGCAGGGTAAATTCACCGCGCGCCGGCTGTGTCCTACGGAAGAGTTGCAGGAGGGCGAGCGGTGTCTGACCTTCTATTGGACCCTTACTGCTCCCTCGGGATGGTATAACGGGTTTACCTATCTAGATACCTTGAATCCCGACGCGGTCCAGTCCTTTATCAAGCAGGGGCTGGAGCCTTATAAAGAACGTTTTGCCGACCAGTTCGGCGGCCGAATTCCCGGAGTCTTTACCGATGAGCCGCAAATGTTTAGTCAGCGGCTAGGTCCCGACACTTCCACTTGGCCTTGGACTAAGGCCTTTCCCGTAGAGTTTCGCAATCGGCGGGGATACGATCTATTGGAGAAGCTAGTTGCCCTAGTCATCGATACCGAGGACGCCCGCCAGGTCCGATACGATTTTTGGAAAACGGCTACGGAGCTGTTCCTGGCAACCTGGTGTGAGCCCATCGCTCGCTGGTGCCGGGAGAACAACTTACAGTGGACGGGACATTACTGGGAGCATGAATTCCCCTACTTCCATAAGGCTGGATCCTTCATGGCGCCCTTGATGTACCTCGATGTGCCGGGGGTAGATTTACTTGGCAGCCGTCAGTACTGCGGAAAGCTGCCGGGCAACGAGATCCAGCATCAGATGGGTAATGTACAGATGATTAAGTTAGCCTCCAGTGTCGCCCATCAGATGGGTAAGCCACGGGTGTTATCGGAGACCTATGGCGGTGCGATGTCTGACATGAACTTCTTGGACCACAAGATCATGGCTGACTGGCAAATGGCCCTGGGAGTCAACTTGATTAACCCCCACCTGTATCATTATTCTATCCGAGGTTTGCGCAAACGGGATTATCCACCCTCCTGGGGAGAGCATCAGCCCTGGTCGGCTGAATACAAGCCCTTGGCGGACTATCTCGCCCGGGTGTGTCAGGTTTTGTCAGAGGGTGACTTCGTCGCCAACATCGCCGTCCTGTATCCCACCACGGTGTTCTGGGTAGAGGGCTTTGGCCAACAGGACATCGCCCGCAGCTTTGAAGATCTGTGTAAGGATTTGACGGAAGCCAACTGGGACTACGACCTAGCCGATGAGACGATGATGGAAACTCTGGGTGCTGCAGCCGATGGCCAGCTGCAAATCGGTCAGGCAAGTTACAAGTGCGTAGTGATTCCCTCCCAGATGGTATTGGCTTCCACCACCATTGCTCTACTTAATCAGTATGTCGAGACGGGAGGCACCCTCTTGATTCTGGGGTCAGCCCCCGAGGCCGTCAATCCTGAGGATGGACCGGTTCTGGAAAACATTATCGCCAAGTCTCTTAGGGCCAAGGATTGGCCGGAGTTAGAGGAGCTTTTGTTGGCCAATACCCACCGGCCGGTAACGGTTCAGCAGGTTGAATCCTCCAATGGAGACGGTCCCCAGGCGAGGATTTATTCCCAGGTGCGCTGGATAGATGATCGCTTGGTGGTCTTCTTAACCAATGTCGGTGAGAAGGATTGCCAGAAAGCCCACGTGATCATTGATCACAAGGGTCCGGCGGTAGCCTTGGACCTACACCGAGGGTGCTTCTGCCCAGTGGATCGGGTTGTCACTGAGCAGGGTACGGAACTAGACCTGAGATTCCTCCAGGGTGACTCCTACCTTCTGATCTTTGGTGACGGGGTGGAGGAGCTGCTCGATGGAGGTGCCCAGCCCATCAATCGGTATCCGGTGCTGGATTCCCGACCGGAGGTGCTGGGACCCTGGAGGATCAA encodes:
- a CDS encoding DUF4175 domain-containing protein, yielding MMDRQQLINQATQLMTRMEQSETRNAQMLQQLAQTENRNAQMIQQLHQAELRAAEELRQLRQMITQLAGQTQGMTQSFTPTYGGSSGGAFGYSGQTNFGQTNYGGHFGSGQTSYMGQSQGVGGQSSYSGQGGFTPQYNQSNYFTPGGFTNQSSGDTNLGGTTMGSQMPPVTFNQ
- a CDS encoding sulfatase-like hydrolase/transferase → MRILFLDLDTLRPDHLGCYGYHRNTSPNIDRIAAEGTRFTNYFCSDAPCLPSRAALMTGRHGIHTGVVGHGGTTADMRIEGESRDFRDRMSFENLPAVLRRAGFRTVSISPFAERHAAWWFYAGFNEMYNPGKGGMESAEEVTPTVMKWLQDNAKEDNWFLHINYWDAHTPYRAPEDFGNPFADEPLPEWLTEEVLQAHLKMVGPHKPLEIAMYDDREDPKYPRHPGKITDMDGLRKMIDGYDCGIRYLDTHVGRILDFLEEQGVLEDTAIIVTSDHGENMGELGIYGEHATADAATCRIPMIIKWPGAQRGHVDTDYHYNLDLLPTLCDIFDIPPSDCYDGQSYAPAFMSGKSCGRSELILSQCAHVCQRSVLFDSWLYIRTYHDGYHLFPKEMLFNLATDPHQQENLAAKHPEICNEAVRLLYAWHDQMMASMPGQEDPLWTVMREGGPYHARGQLKGYIEHLKRTGREWAIPELAERHPDELK